One Gimesia aquarii DNA segment encodes these proteins:
- a CDS encoding DUF1559 domain-containing protein, producing MRSKNVQKKRGFTLIELLVVIAIIAILIALLLPAVQQAREAARRSTCKNSLKQIGVALHNYHDTHRTFPPGAVWYGVGSAPANGRDANWGTTWVVQILPFIDQAPLYNNYNMSLPARSANANTTDSVLQAQISVLRCPSHPGIDRFLLTQDFNGFSKITYAGSVGSGSTLDIADYNNDNERGVFSAIGQYGAKIRDISDGTTNVIMLGEVVTGTSTGDDKGAWGWCTGALFAGTNENGVLTPNTSLVTDRTPYASNNTSDNNFNKRNNPDDTDDNSGQAARSFHVGGVHVGLGDGSVRFISENIDQTTYLNLLSIADGNVIGEF from the coding sequence ATGCGATCGAAGAACGTACAGAAAAAACGAGGTTTTACGCTAATCGAATTACTGGTGGTGATAGCGATCATTGCGATTCTGATTGCACTTTTATTGCCAGCAGTACAACAAGCACGCGAGGCAGCGCGTCGCAGTACCTGTAAAAATAGCTTGAAGCAAATTGGAGTTGCATTGCATAATTATCATGATACACACCGCACATTTCCTCCCGGTGCAGTGTGGTATGGAGTCGGTTCTGCACCTGCAAACGGCCGTGATGCTAACTGGGGCACCACGTGGGTCGTTCAAATTCTGCCGTTTATTGATCAAGCTCCTTTGTACAACAATTACAACATGTCGTTACCAGCCCGCAGTGCGAATGCAAATACGACTGATAGTGTTTTACAAGCCCAAATTTCTGTATTACGATGCCCCTCTCATCCAGGCATTGATCGTTTCTTACTCACACAAGACTTCAACGGCTTTTCAAAAATCACCTATGCAGGATCTGTTGGTTCCGGATCGACTTTAGACATCGCTGACTATAACAATGACAATGAGCGAGGGGTCTTTAGTGCCATCGGGCAGTATGGAGCGAAAATCCGAGACATTTCCGATGGGACTACCAATGTGATTATGCTGGGTGAAGTTGTTACTGGTACGAGTACTGGTGATGACAAAGGTGCCTGGGGCTGGTGCACGGGAGCACTATTCGCGGGTACGAATGAGAATGGTGTTTTGACTCCCAATACCAGTCTGGTTACTGATCGAACTCCATATGCTTCTAACAACACGAGTGATAATAACTTTAATAAACGAAACAATCCTGATGATACAGATGATAATTCAGGTCAAGCGGCCCGTAGTTTCCATGTCGGTGGCGTACATGTCGGGCTTGGCGATGGTTCGGTGCGTTTCATCTCTGAGAACATCGATCAAACGACCTACCTGAATCTATTGTCGATTGCAGATGGAAATGTGATTGGTGAATTCTAA
- a CDS encoding ATP-binding protein codes for MTKPQVSLLPLENLITEIEHSTVSNLNQALSDMHLLADMQLLSEQECQTKAQPKTCHETVLSNCTLALNHLQSTLTRMKEEVHQLSRQFDDNKSKPQKSDNPPIGDKADSEQESTNGTIQSRSEFLANMSHEIRTPMTAILGFSELLENKDLTASQHSKAVQTIQRNGRYLLDLVNDILDLSRVEAGKFEIEKRKTNPARMLLEIKEFLNHRASAQNNKLLIELQGKIPQFIHTDPTRLKQALVNLTENAIKFTKHGTIRITVEHDPQQQRLYFYVTDTGIGIPMNQLQHIFQPFGQVDSSLTRKQSGIGLGLTMAQRIAKTLDGDVNVESTYRKGSKFTFHIATGDLSGVEMVTSLDCDKVRKSTPMEYSANSKINGRILLVEDRPDNQHLIRFILTKAGAEVTIAHNGKEGMELALIELQTKNPFDLILMDMQMPIMDGYEATQVLRNAGYKGQIVALTSEVRDAKLDKCLSAGFDGFLPKPIDRKTFIPEIAARMSLTLKTDQNQHPQVA; via the coding sequence ATGACCAAGCCTCAAGTCTCACTTTTGCCGTTAGAAAATCTTATCACAGAGATTGAGCATTCAACCGTTTCGAATCTCAATCAAGCCCTATCGGATATGCATCTTCTCGCTGATATGCAGTTGCTAAGCGAGCAGGAATGCCAGACAAAAGCACAACCCAAAACATGTCATGAGACGGTACTTTCAAATTGTACACTGGCACTGAATCATCTTCAGTCGACACTCACCAGAATGAAAGAGGAAGTGCATCAACTAAGCCGCCAGTTTGATGACAACAAAAGCAAGCCTCAGAAATCAGACAATCCCCCAATCGGCGATAAGGCAGATTCTGAGCAAGAATCAACGAACGGTACCATTCAGTCTCGGAGTGAGTTTCTTGCTAACATGAGTCATGAAATCCGGACTCCCATGACAGCAATACTGGGTTTTAGTGAGCTACTGGAAAATAAAGATCTCACCGCCTCACAACATTCAAAAGCGGTCCAGACAATCCAACGTAACGGCCGCTATTTACTGGATTTGGTCAACGATATTCTTGACCTTTCTCGAGTTGAAGCGGGGAAATTTGAAATTGAAAAACGAAAGACAAATCCCGCAAGAATGCTCCTTGAAATAAAGGAGTTCTTAAATCATCGAGCATCGGCACAAAACAACAAACTCTTGATTGAACTTCAAGGTAAGATTCCTCAGTTCATTCATACTGATCCCACGCGGCTCAAACAAGCGCTGGTTAATCTAACCGAAAATGCAATCAAATTTACAAAGCATGGCACGATCCGGATCACTGTTGAACATGACCCACAGCAGCAGCGACTCTACTTCTATGTAACCGATACCGGAATTGGCATTCCAATGAATCAATTACAGCACATCTTTCAGCCGTTTGGTCAAGTCGATTCATCTCTGACACGAAAACAAAGTGGAATCGGTCTGGGATTAACGATGGCTCAACGCATTGCCAAAACGCTGGACGGCGATGTGAATGTTGAAAGTACGTATCGTAAAGGGAGCAAATTCACGTTCCACATTGCGACGGGAGATCTGTCAGGCGTGGAAATGGTAACGTCTCTTGATTGCGATAAAGTACGCAAATCAACGCCCATGGAATATTCCGCCAACAGCAAAATTAATGGGCGAATTCTGTTAGTGGAAGATCGACCGGATAATCAACATCTGATCCGATTTATTTTGACAAAAGCGGGAGCAGAGGTCACGATTGCCCACAACGGTAAAGAAGGAATGGAACTCGCGTTGATAGAACTGCAAACCAAGAATCCATTCGACCTGATCTTAATGGATATGCAGATGCCAATTATGGATGGCTACGAGGCCACCCAGGTTCTTCGTAATGCTGGTTATAAAGGTCAAATTGTTGCATTAACTTCTGAAGTGAGGGATGCCAAGCTCGACAAATGTCTGTCAGCAGGCTTCGATGGTTTTTTGCCGAAACCTATTGATCGTAAAACCTTCATTCCAGAGATCGCTGCGCGGATGAGTCTGACATTAAAAACCGATCAAAATCAGCACCCGCAAGTCGCTTAA
- a CDS encoding neutral/alkaline non-lysosomal ceramidase N-terminal domain-containing protein, whose translation MNQSQKLESPSKKMRGLSRLFVFQICLLSINFCGLTSHELSAAENWKVGIAKAIITPEKGVWLAGYGSARAPEGKLHDIWMKALALEDSQGHRAVLITSDFQGVPKMMSDRVFAQIKNQFGLQRKQIMFTFSHNHCGPRLGDDLYDYYPTTPMQDKLVDEYTDAMVNKTVEMIGQALTNLAPASLKMGTGHTTFAVNRRNNREADIPALLKAGKKLVGPVDHSVPVMTVMRPDGKLDAVLFGYACHPTTLSFKKICGDYPGYAQIEIEKNHPGVTAMFVNTCGGDQNPLPRRTVELCEKYGHMLAVAVEETLKKSLRPISPDLKMAFEYVELPYLKVVTRKDLEADTKSNNAIKKRWAARLLKKLDQGETFPGSYPYPIHVWRLGKDTLMIGMGAETVVDYALRFKREFGPNTWVCGYADDMISYIPSKRVWLEGGYEGGSNLYEYGRPAYRWGPNTEALISASVHRLVKEVDPKQD comes from the coding sequence ATGAACCAGAGCCAGAAACTGGAGTCTCCTTCAAAAAAAATGCGCGGCCTGAGTCGTTTGTTTGTTTTCCAAATCTGTCTGCTGTCAATCAACTTTTGTGGCCTTACCAGTCATGAACTCTCTGCTGCAGAAAACTGGAAAGTGGGTATCGCCAAAGCAATCATTACTCCTGAAAAAGGAGTTTGGCTCGCCGGCTATGGGTCGGCAAGAGCCCCCGAAGGAAAACTGCATGATATCTGGATGAAAGCGCTGGCACTAGAAGATAGCCAGGGACATCGCGCCGTGTTAATCACCAGTGATTTTCAAGGCGTTCCTAAAATGATGAGCGATCGCGTCTTTGCACAAATCAAGAACCAGTTTGGACTTCAGCGTAAACAAATCATGTTTACATTCTCACACAATCATTGTGGGCCGCGTTTAGGTGATGATCTTTACGACTACTACCCGACCACTCCAATGCAGGACAAACTGGTTGATGAATACACGGATGCCATGGTAAACAAGACGGTCGAAATGATCGGACAGGCACTCACCAACCTTGCCCCCGCCAGTTTGAAGATGGGAACAGGCCACACCACGTTTGCAGTCAATCGCCGTAACAATCGCGAAGCCGATATTCCCGCTCTCTTAAAAGCAGGTAAGAAACTTGTCGGACCCGTAGATCACTCTGTCCCCGTCATGACCGTTATGCGACCTGATGGAAAATTGGACGCCGTACTGTTTGGATACGCCTGTCATCCCACAACGCTCAGTTTCAAAAAAATATGTGGTGATTACCCCGGCTATGCACAAATAGAAATCGAGAAAAACCACCCGGGTGTCACTGCCATGTTCGTCAATACATGTGGAGGGGATCAGAACCCCCTTCCTCGTCGAACGGTAGAACTCTGCGAAAAATATGGACACATGCTAGCCGTTGCAGTAGAAGAAACTTTGAAAAAATCGCTCAGACCCATTTCTCCTGATTTAAAGATGGCGTTTGAATATGTCGAACTCCCGTATCTGAAAGTGGTCACGCGCAAGGACCTGGAAGCGGATACCAAAAGCAATAATGCCATCAAAAAGCGCTGGGCGGCTCGTCTTCTGAAAAAGCTGGATCAAGGTGAAACGTTCCCAGGTTCCTACCCTTACCCGATCCATGTATGGCGACTCGGTAAAGACACCCTGATGATCGGTATGGGCGCTGAAACCGTTGTGGATTATGCACTCCGTTTTAAAAGAGAGTTTGGACCGAACACCTGGGTCTGCGGTTATGCAGATGATATGATCTCTTATATTCCTTCAAAACGTGTTTGGCTGGAAGGGGGCTACGAAGGTGGCTCAAACCTTTATGAGTATGGGAGACCCGCTTATCGTTGGGGACCCAATACAGAAGCGCTGATTTCCGCTTCCGTTCACAGGCTGGTCAAAGAAGTAGATCCCAAGCAAGATTAA
- a CDS encoding dihydrodipicolinate synthase family protein, with product MIQSVKMITALGTPLTAEEDLHVTGMEAQIHDQLAHGINGFLVGGTMGLMQLLSDETYRQLVEQSVQFTKGRAELLVGVGDTSFVRTRDRIRMVEDLSIDGVVVISPFFVQFGQEDLVDYYLSLADLSSKPLFLYDLPQTTGTKLEVETVLKLAEHPNIRGIKCSDHFVTIRPVIDSLSEQFRVIVAQPHLMDVLLRSGVSEHLDGVYILVPEWIKKMVAATEAEDWVTLSTVQRDLSGLLSFLQSFSAPLFSTVTALMNMRGIPGNFAPRPMRALTAHEQVLLTEEPHVQKIFAGKSISPVEA from the coding sequence ATGATACAATCTGTCAAAATGATTACCGCACTAGGGACACCGCTGACAGCAGAAGAAGATTTGCATGTAACAGGAATGGAAGCACAGATTCATGATCAATTGGCTCATGGGATCAATGGTTTTTTAGTGGGTGGTACGATGGGGTTGATGCAGCTTTTGTCAGATGAGACCTATCGACAGCTTGTAGAACAGAGTGTTCAATTTACTAAAGGCCGTGCAGAGTTACTTGTGGGTGTGGGAGATACCAGCTTTGTGCGGACACGAGATCGCATTCGAATGGTGGAGGATCTGTCTATTGATGGGGTGGTTGTGATCTCTCCCTTTTTTGTCCAATTCGGTCAGGAAGACTTGGTCGATTATTATTTGTCGTTAGCAGACCTGAGTTCCAAGCCATTATTTTTGTATGATCTACCTCAGACGACGGGAACAAAACTGGAAGTGGAAACCGTATTGAAGCTGGCTGAGCATCCTAATATTCGAGGAATTAAATGCTCAGATCATTTTGTGACGATTCGTCCGGTGATCGATTCACTCAGTGAGCAGTTTCGTGTGATAGTGGCGCAACCTCATTTAATGGATGTTCTGTTACGGTCTGGCGTCAGCGAACATCTGGACGGCGTGTATATTCTGGTGCCAGAATGGATTAAGAAAATGGTAGCGGCAACTGAGGCAGAAGATTGGGTAACGCTATCAACGGTACAGCGGGATCTGTCCGGATTGCTCTCATTTTTGCAATCATTTTCAGCTCCTCTCTTTTCAACTGTTACAGCTTTAATGAATATGCGCGGTATTCCGGGTAACTTTGCACCTCGACCGATGCGTGCTTTAACTGCACATGAGCAAGTGTTGCTGACAGAGGAGCCTCATGTTCAGAAAATCTTCGCTGGAAAATCAATCTCTCCCGTAGAAGCTTGA
- a CDS encoding pyridoxal-phosphate dependent enzyme has product MDSKHFTLGEGQTPLLRSRRIGPDVGLQHLYFKLETVNPTGSYKDRFAAAAISDMQLNGKQRILTSSSGNAGSALAAYSAAAGMKCQVAVFIGAPENKLKQMLAYGAEIWKIRDFGADPEITRDTFEYLKQIGSASDAQLQISSYQFSPVSMLGVETIGQELVSQSEQLQRPIEHVFSCAGGGGLILAVFRGFEAVLKQKKITDLPAMHCVQPTGNNTIAGPLREGFDHAQPCQSTTEIGGLQVASVLDGNEVIAACRRTGGSGYLVEDEFVYEVQSQLARQEGIFCEPAAAVSLAGVLQAVAEGKIEREQTVVCLITGTGFKDQASIDRMLASNTCPVVTLSEFIKQTS; this is encoded by the coding sequence ATGGATTCAAAACATTTTACTTTGGGCGAAGGGCAAACACCTCTCTTACGTTCGCGCCGCATTGGTCCTGATGTGGGGCTGCAGCATTTGTATTTTAAATTGGAAACTGTCAATCCCACAGGGTCTTATAAAGATCGGTTTGCCGCTGCTGCGATTTCTGACATGCAGTTAAATGGGAAGCAACGCATTCTAACCTCTTCCAGCGGAAATGCCGGTTCTGCGCTGGCCGCTTATAGTGCTGCTGCGGGAATGAAATGTCAGGTTGCAGTGTTTATTGGCGCACCGGAAAACAAACTGAAACAGATGCTGGCCTACGGTGCAGAAATCTGGAAGATTCGCGATTTTGGAGCCGATCCAGAAATTACCAGGGACACTTTTGAGTATCTGAAGCAGATCGGATCGGCCTCCGATGCGCAACTTCAGATCAGCAGTTATCAATTTAGTCCCGTCAGCATGCTGGGGGTTGAGACAATCGGTCAGGAACTTGTAAGTCAATCAGAGCAATTACAACGTCCTATTGAGCATGTCTTTAGTTGTGCGGGGGGCGGGGGGCTGATTCTGGCTGTTTTTCGGGGCTTTGAAGCGGTACTGAAACAGAAAAAAATAACCGACCTGCCTGCCATGCACTGTGTTCAACCGACGGGTAATAATACGATTGCTGGTCCCTTACGGGAGGGATTTGATCACGCTCAACCCTGCCAGAGCACGACAGAAATTGGTGGACTACAGGTTGCCAGTGTGCTGGATGGAAACGAAGTCATTGCGGCTTGCAGGCGAACTGGTGGCTCTGGTTATCTTGTCGAAGATGAATTCGTGTATGAGGTACAGTCGCAACTGGCACGTCAGGAAGGCATTTTTTGTGAGCCAGCGGCTGCGGTTTCATTGGCAGGAGTCTTGCAGGCCGTCGCGGAAGGAAAGATAGAGCGTGAGCAAACCGTGGTTTGCCTCATTACGGGGACGGGATTCAAGGATCAGGCTTCAATAGATCGGATGCTGGCTTCAAACACCTGCCCGGTCGTTACGCTATCAGAGTTCATCAAACAAACTTCTTAA
- a CDS encoding FadR/GntR family transcriptional regulator — MKISQDARQVNATKTLSAELADRLCERIRTDRLAPGARLGTEADLADQFGVSRTVVREAIGSLRGLGVVTGRQGLGLCVAEADNFSSVLRKALVPQVASPQGLCELQQLRAVIEIGSIALAVERITSEEIIRLQTIVAEMKRVMKNLKKDEAGTSKAYKEMDCLFHQTILAASHGSFVKQFHGVLLDYFHAGEFYGRIPTLKGLREHEKIANAIADRDTDKATKHLTEHLQTQLKAPSE; from the coding sequence ATGAAGATTTCGCAGGATGCCCGACAAGTTAATGCAACAAAAACACTCAGTGCGGAACTGGCTGATCGCCTGTGTGAAAGAATCCGTACGGACCGGCTTGCCCCTGGTGCACGCCTGGGAACAGAGGCCGATCTAGCCGATCAATTTGGTGTCTCGCGGACCGTGGTACGTGAGGCCATCGGATCACTGAGAGGCTTGGGAGTTGTGACGGGACGACAAGGTCTGGGGCTTTGTGTAGCAGAAGCAGATAACTTTTCCTCTGTCTTGCGGAAGGCTCTGGTACCACAGGTCGCCAGCCCCCAAGGATTATGTGAACTACAGCAACTGCGTGCCGTGATCGAAATTGGTTCTATCGCACTGGCAGTAGAACGGATCACATCTGAAGAAATCATTCGCTTACAGACTATCGTTGCCGAGATGAAGCGAGTGATGAAAAACCTTAAGAAAGACGAAGCAGGAACGAGTAAAGCCTATAAAGAAATGGACTGCCTGTTTCACCAGACTATTCTTGCCGCTTCACATGGCAGTTTTGTGAAACAGTTCCACGGAGTATTGCTGGATTACTTTCACGCAGGTGAATTTTACGGCCGCATTCCCACACTAAAAGGACTCCGGGAGCATGAAAAGATTGCCAATGCCATTGCTGATCGGGATACAGATAAAGCAACAAAACACTTAACGGAACATTTACAAACTCAGTTAAAAGCTCCGAGTGAATGA
- a CDS encoding DUF1559 domain-containing protein translates to MLQFKVEKKHHGFTLIELLVVIAIIAILIAILLPAVQQAREAARRSSCKNNFKQVGLALHNYHDTFTAFPIGAGISGGCSGYSGSHMFSWGVRILPYLDQANIYNNLNFSGPTPFVPPNFNSSTCLSPVLPFLCPSNPQPDVIVNKAGAFAGALPDGMARTDMAGVADSISWRCNSGSGVRPTSVGNGILYGISRVKMRDIIDGASNTLIVGEITGSLAQSGLNGNSYTGYDVFDTSNGINSIDTVPGGGAFAFRPQGFSSYHVGGAHFVLGDGSVRFISENIDQGTLSAITTRAGKEVVGEF, encoded by the coding sequence ATGTTACAATTCAAAGTCGAAAAGAAACATCATGGATTTACGCTAATTGAACTACTGGTTGTCATTGCCATAATCGCAATTTTAATCGCAATCTTACTGCCTGCAGTGCAACAGGCACGTGAGGCAGCACGACGCTCCTCCTGCAAAAACAACTTTAAGCAAGTCGGATTGGCTTTACATAACTATCACGATACTTTTACCGCGTTTCCCATCGGTGCCGGAATCAGTGGCGGTTGCAGTGGATACTCGGGAAGTCATATGTTTTCCTGGGGAGTACGCATTCTGCCTTATCTGGATCAAGCAAACATTTACAACAATCTCAATTTTTCCGGACCCACACCTTTTGTACCACCCAACTTCAATTCGAGCACCTGCTTGTCTCCAGTGCTACCATTCCTCTGCCCCAGTAATCCTCAACCAGATGTGATCGTTAATAAAGCAGGAGCCTTTGCAGGTGCTCTGCCCGATGGGATGGCTAGAACTGATATGGCGGGCGTCGCCGATTCCATCAGCTGGAGATGCAACAGCGGTTCGGGGGTGCGACCGACCTCTGTCGGAAATGGTATTCTCTATGGCATCTCCCGCGTCAAAATGCGCGACATAATTGATGGCGCAAGTAATACCCTGATCGTGGGTGAAATTACCGGTTCCCTCGCTCAAAGCGGGTTGAACGGAAATTCATACACTGGTTATGACGTTTTCGATACCAGTAATGGCATCAACAGCATCGACACAGTCCCCGGTGGAGGTGCATTTGCATTTCGCCCTCAGGGTTTTTCCAGTTATCACGTCGGTGGTGCCCACTTTGTCCTCGGCGATGGATCTGTCCGCTTTATTTCCGAAAACATCGACCAGGGAACACTCTCTGCCATCACCACCCGTGCTGGTAAAGAAGTGGTCGGCGAATTTTAA
- a CDS encoding sialidase family protein: MKQLLRSTCVISITLYSLHVSLAEWNHPQTQKLPYRHLGPFLKLSDGSLLAPDAKQVLISQDEGKSWAGKPLYTNPAKFHTSNERAIIRTSKGTIILAFMNLTERKFNWNDKKGGPQSDCYLPAYIVRSTDEGQTWLPPQIIQDHSWCGAIRSMIQTKSGRIIVAVSKAIANPGRHVMVTYYSDDEGATWNHSNMIDLGGSGDHDGAMEGTIVELKDGRIYALIRTRFGRFWEAFSTDEGASWRTIRPSQIPASSSPAILQRLESGRIVMLWNRFRDPERKKGRREELSIAFSDDECNSWSKPIIIARDLTPKGQKRENRVSYPYVTEVKPGQLWITTMQGPVRLTLKEEDFLTK; this comes from the coding sequence ATGAAGCAGCTTTTACGTTCAACCTGCGTGATATCAATCACTTTATACTCGTTACACGTTTCACTGGCAGAATGGAATCATCCTCAAACGCAAAAATTACCTTACCGCCATCTGGGACCGTTTCTCAAACTTTCCGATGGAAGCCTGTTGGCTCCAGATGCCAAACAAGTCTTGATAAGTCAAGATGAAGGAAAATCATGGGCTGGCAAACCCTTGTATACAAATCCTGCAAAATTTCATACAAGCAACGAAAGAGCCATCATCAGAACAAGTAAGGGCACAATTATCCTAGCGTTCATGAATTTAACAGAACGAAAATTCAACTGGAATGATAAAAAAGGAGGCCCTCAATCCGACTGCTACCTTCCTGCTTATATTGTTCGCAGTACCGATGAAGGACAAACGTGGCTGCCTCCCCAGATCATTCAAGATCATAGCTGGTGTGGCGCTATTCGCAGCATGATTCAAACCAAATCGGGACGCATCATTGTTGCCGTTTCCAAAGCCATCGCTAATCCGGGTCGGCATGTGATGGTCACATACTACTCGGACGATGAAGGAGCAACCTGGAACCACAGTAATATGATCGACCTGGGCGGCTCAGGGGATCACGATGGTGCGATGGAGGGCACAATCGTTGAATTGAAAGACGGCAGAATCTATGCGTTGATTCGCACAAGATTTGGTCGCTTCTGGGAAGCATTTTCTACAGATGAAGGTGCCTCCTGGCGTACCATTCGCCCTTCGCAAATTCCAGCCAGCAGTTCCCCGGCTATTTTGCAACGACTCGAAAGTGGCCGCATCGTCATGCTGTGGAATCGTTTCCGTGATCCGGAACGCAAAAAAGGACGACGCGAAGAATTATCGATTGCGTTTTCAGACGATGAATGCAATTCCTGGAGCAAACCCATCATCATCGCACGCGATCTCACTCCCAAAGGTCAGAAGCGCGAAAACCGGGTCTCTTATCCTTATGTAACAGAAGTCAAACCCGGACAACTCTGGATTACCACCATGCAAGGCCCCGTCCGCCTGACTCTGAAAGAAGAAGACTTCCTCACGAAATAA
- a CDS encoding LacI family DNA-binding transcriptional regulator → MSGTVELVTVKTVAKAADCAVSTVSRALRDDPSISEAAKQRIRQVAESLDYRPLRRRRPKADLSQNPPSILQGKRLLALSLGLDRSLISLPVVSSAFSGVEDAFSELGVRFQIAHIPDMHAVPSHLDFDQIDGLFLMGALQGKMLIESNNALLNRLSQIPSVWLLGRPEGCSGDFVGANDVQVGAKAADYLADYGHRNVAFLSPKPNHLIMMNRETGFVSQAMRRGLHVQRFVDAPSEGWSLPIKPPLSTEAVQHLVDQLLKAKKRPTAIFAGSDSVAAVVYGSLARRGIKIGEEISVISGNNDHAFITGLYPQLTTFDIHAHDIGRLAVRQMETRLAMGNSIANVDLTLESHLTPGESVCHLNS, encoded by the coding sequence GTGAGTGGAACTGTTGAACTCGTGACTGTAAAAACAGTCGCCAAAGCAGCTGACTGTGCAGTGAGTACAGTCAGCCGCGCATTGCGTGATGACCCTTCGATAAGCGAAGCAGCAAAACAGCGCATCCGACAAGTGGCAGAGTCATTAGATTACCGTCCGCTCAGACGCCGACGTCCTAAAGCAGATCTCAGCCAGAATCCACCCAGTATTCTCCAAGGCAAGCGCTTGCTCGCCCTCTCTTTAGGCCTGGATCGGTCGCTGATCTCACTCCCGGTTGTCAGCTCTGCGTTTAGCGGTGTCGAAGATGCGTTCTCAGAACTGGGAGTCCGTTTTCAAATCGCTCACATTCCGGACATGCATGCCGTCCCCTCCCATTTAGATTTTGACCAGATTGACGGTCTGTTTCTGATGGGTGCGCTTCAGGGAAAAATGCTGATCGAATCAAATAACGCGTTATTGAATCGTTTATCACAAATTCCCTCTGTCTGGCTCTTAGGACGTCCCGAAGGTTGCTCAGGTGATTTTGTTGGCGCTAATGATGTTCAAGTTGGCGCGAAGGCCGCTGATTATCTTGCCGATTATGGACATCGTAATGTTGCCTTCTTGAGTCCCAAACCCAACCACTTAATTATGATGAACCGTGAGACCGGCTTCGTTTCACAGGCAATGCGCCGTGGCTTACACGTGCAACGCTTTGTTGATGCTCCCTCAGAAGGATGGTCACTTCCCATAAAACCACCGCTGTCTACAGAGGCCGTTCAGCACCTTGTTGATCAACTTCTAAAGGCTAAAAAACGTCCTACCGCGATCTTTGCGGGTTCTGACAGTGTTGCAGCTGTCGTTTATGGTTCACTCGCAAGGCGCGGTATCAAAATCGGCGAAGAGATCAGTGTGATTTCGGGAAACAACGATCATGCCTTTATTACAGGCTTGTATCCACAATTAACGACGTTTGATATTCACGCCCATGATATCGGTCGACTGGCAGTGCGGCAGATGGAAACCCGCCTGGCGATGGGTAATTCGATTGCAAACGTCGACTTAACTCTGGAATCACATCTGACTCCGGGTGAATCTGTATGTCATTTAAACAGTTAA
- a CDS encoding sugar phosphate isomerase/epimerase family protein has protein sequence MSFKQLNKPNAPRIGTAKMNRITRREFLYSTSAATAGVTGINWLEAGKSARPKLTLGFSLYGMPHLKTEQAIQDVAKIGYDSVELCLMDQWDATPLKLNAKRRQEVSKKMNDTGLKLTSLMEHCSLPGSKTSQQKVLDRLKRAAELGHTLKPVHSPLIETTAGSGKWDALKNEMRDNLGAWARIAESTKTIIAVKPHRGGVVDRPEQGVWLVQQIDSPWIRLNYDYSHFTHRNISLEGSMRTMMPFTSLIQVKDTIKKDNKVHFVLPGESGEIDYSKLLKLAVQAGYQGDICCEVSSMVFKQKGYDPIVAAKTCYQNLAPAFEKAGISRG, from the coding sequence ATGTCATTTAAACAGTTAAATAAACCGAATGCTCCCCGCATAGGAACAGCAAAAATGAATCGAATCACAAGACGTGAGTTTCTTTATTCGACCAGTGCAGCCACCGCCGGTGTCACAGGAATCAACTGGCTGGAAGCAGGGAAATCAGCCAGGCCTAAACTCACACTGGGCTTCAGTCTTTATGGAATGCCCCATTTAAAAACCGAACAGGCGATCCAGGACGTCGCTAAGATTGGCTATGACTCTGTCGAGCTATGCCTGATGGATCAATGGGATGCCACGCCCTTGAAACTCAATGCCAAACGACGCCAGGAGGTCTCGAAAAAAATGAATGATACGGGATTAAAACTAACATCGCTCATGGAGCACTGTAGCCTGCCCGGTTCAAAAACAAGTCAGCAAAAAGTTCTGGACCGTCTCAAGCGGGCGGCAGAATTAGGTCACACTTTAAAACCGGTACACTCTCCACTAATTGAAACGACGGCCGGTAGCGGTAAATGGGACGCGTTAAAAAATGAAATGCGAGACAATCTGGGAGCATGGGCCAGGATTGCCGAAAGCACGAAAACAATCATCGCCGTCAAACCTCATCGGGGCGGTGTTGTTGATCGACCCGAGCAAGGCGTCTGGCTGGTTCAACAAATCGACAGTCCCTGGATTCGCTTAAACTATGATTATAGTCACTTTACGCATCGGAATATTTCACTCGAAGGTTCCATGCGAACGATGATGCCGTTTACCAGCCTGATTCAGGTCAAAGACACGATCAAGAAAGACAATAAAGTACACTTTGTTCTTCCTGGCGAAAGTGGTGAGATCGATTATTCCAAACTACTCAAACTGGCCGTGCAAGCAGGCTATCAGGGTGATATCTGTTGTGAAGTCAGTAGTATGGTTTTCAAACAAAAGGGCTACGATCCGATTGTCGCCGCAAAAACCTGTTATCAGAACCTGGCTCCGGCTTTTGAAAAGGCAGGAATTTCACGCGGTTAA